CCAGTTGCCCGAAGCGCATTGACCATCACAATATTTTGCGTGCGTCCTGGTTCTAAAAAGATAGAGAGGAGAAACATCGGTAAAAGAAGATCTTGAACGATCGTATTTTCAGTAAAATTATCAACAATAAAATGGCGGGAGAGATAAAAGGCAATGACAACGCCAAGGGTGACAATCATCCCCATTCTTAAGCTTTTAAAGGTTCGAGAATATGCCGCATCAAAGGCTTTAGCTCCTACTAAATGACCTACAATAATCTCATTGCCAATACTAATAGAAATTCCAAAGAGCATCAGCATATAAGAGAGTTGAATGTAGATGTTATGCGCCGCTAAGCTCTGTTCACCCATCAAGCCAACAAAGGCTAACATTACTAACATTTGTCCTGACCAAGAGAGGTTTTCACCAGCTGAAGGTAATCCTATTTTGAGGATCTGTTGAATAATATTTTTTTTAAATTTAAAAAAGAGGGTGAAGTCGAGTTTAACCTTAATGCCATAAAAAAGAAGATAAAAGAGAAGGGAAACACCAATTAAACGCCCGACTACGGTTGACCAGGCAACGCCTTCAAGCCCAAGCTGTGGTAATCCAAAGAAGCCATAAAGTACGAGGATATTACCAAGAATAGTGACGATATTCATGATAAAGGAGACATACATCGGCACTTTTGAATGACCATAAACCCGTAAGCAAGATGCTAGAATAACCGCTAGTGCTTCAAATATTAAACAAAATCCAATGATATGGAAGTAGTTGTTACTCATCTCTAAAATATCATCAGGCGTGTTCATTAAGACTAATAATGAGCGACCAAAGAAGAAGATCATTAAAAAGCAGATAAGCCCTAAAAGAAAATTGAGCGCAATAGAAAGATGAATTGCTTTACGAGTCTCTTCGCGTTTTCCTGCGCCTAGATATTGTGCAACAACCACGCTACAACCAATGCCGATAAAGCTAAAGATAGTAACCGTGGTATCAAAAAACTGATTGCTTGCCGCTGTTGCTGCCACCATCTTTTGGGAGATATGGCTAATCATATAGGTATTAATAAGGAGTGTCACTAAGTGCAAAAGGATATCGATAAAGATCGGCCAACTCAGTGAAAAAAGTGATTTTTGTAATACAGGATTAGTGTTATTCATAAGAAAGTCATATCAACAATAGAGTAAGAATTTTAGAATATTTCAACTTAGAAATTGGCAGGCGGTGCTGCTGCTTTCTTAGAAGAAATCAGAAATTAACATACTGTTGCTGAAGTAAAAATTAAGATGGGTAAGAGGTAAGCCTAACTGTTGTTCCCGAATTATAAGAGAAATCATTAAGGCTTTATAGCTTTATTATTTTTTTTAGTAATGGCTTTTAGAAAAAGCGATATTTACCACTTTTTATGTTTAAATTGCGGATCTCTTGCTGCGCGGATTTGACGTGCTTTTTTAGGATCAATAATAAGCGGGCGATAGACTTCAATTCTATCACCATCTTTTAACAGATAATCATCTTCAACCTTAATATTAAACACCCCAAAAATGGGGTTTTCAATCTGTTTAACGGCCTTATGATAGAGTGCAAAAAAAGGGAGCGCTTCTTTCAATGTTATCCCTTCTTGAAACTTTTGGCTCTCAATAGGCTGCTTGTTAGGTAGTGCTAAAACAAACTCAATTGTGATGAAAGCACGTTGCCTAGCCGATGAATTTACCATAGCGAACCTTTGCTTGCGCACTAAATGCAGAAACCATGCTACCGGCAATATTTTCAAATATAGGGGTTAATAGAAGGCGAGCAGGGCCAAATGAGAAGTCAAAATCAATCATGAGATGAATTTCAGAGCCTCCTTCTGGTAGATCTACAAAATGCCATTCACCTCGTAGATGCTTAAAAGGTCCATCTATTAAATTGAGGGTGATTTTTTCATTCTCAACTAACGTATTACGCGTTGTAAACCATTTATTAAGTGGTCCTTTAGCAGTTAAAATAGAAGCTTCCATCATTGTTGGTGTGGATTTTAGAACTCTTGAGCCGCGGCACCAAGGTAGAAAGTTTGGGTATGAATCAACATCATTAACAAGTTGATACATCTGCTTTGCGCTAAAAGGTTCTGTTTGTGATCGGCGTATGATTGGCACAATATCCCTCAATAAACAAATTGATGTGTTGATCTTAAACGGATAACAATCACGCCTTTTCCAACACTAATACATCATAAAAAAAGCTACTCAAATTTGAGTAGCCTCATAGTATAACAAAAAACTTCCTAAATTCGCGTCTTATTGGTCAACATCTTTGAAAGATGATTGAGCGAGAAGTTGATTGTTGTGCTTTTACGAGCCTTGTAAGGCTGTAATGGCAATGGTATAGACAATGTCATCGACAAGTGCGCCGCGTGATAGATCATTAACTGGTTTAGCAAGGCCCTGTAGCATTGGGCCAATACAGACAACATTAGCACTACGTTGGACGGCTTTGTAGGTAATATTACCAGTATTTAAATCAGGGAAGATAAAGACTGTTGCTCGACCTGCAACTTTGCTATTAGGCGCTTTTTGTTTTCCAACACTTAGAACGCTTGCGGCATCAAATTGAAGAGGGCCGTCAATGAGTAGTTCTGGTGCTTTCTCTTTGGCAATTTCTGTTGCTTTGGCAACTTTTTCCACCTCTTCACCAGCGCCTGATGTCCCCGTTGAGTAAGAGAGCATTGCAACACGAGGTTCAATCCCAAATATTTTGGCTGATTCTGCTGATTGGATTGCAATATCGGCTAACTGTTCAGGTGTTGGGGTTGGATTAACGGCGCAGTCCCCATAAACATGAACCTGATCTTTCATTAACATAAAGAAGATGCTTGATACGAGTTTGGAATTTTTATCAGTACCAATGAGCTGAAAGGCAGGGCGAATAGTATCTGCTGTTGTATGGACGGCTCCTGAAACTAAGCCATCAACATCGCCAACGGCTAGCATCATGGTGCCAACTACAACGCTATCTTTTAAGGCTTCACGGGCAGTTTCTTCTGTAGCGCCTCTATGCGCGCGTCTTTCTACAAAGCCTGCTACATATTGTTCGGCAATATCTTTGGGATCTAATATTTCAATGCCGTGATCGGGAATAATAATATTATTATCTTTGGCAATGGTTTTAATTTTTGCTTTATCCCCTAATAGAACGCATCTTGCAATGCCTCGCTCAGCACAGATGGTTGCTGCACGCAAAGTACGTGGCTCTTCCCCTTCAGGAAGAACAATTCGACGATCTGCAGCTTGTGCGCTCTTAATAAGTTTGTAGCGAAATGCCGATGGTGGCATACGATTTGCACTAGGTTCTTTGAGTTGCTTTAGCAGTGATTGAATATCTAAATGTTGGGTAATAAAGCGAATAGCTTCTAGGTCATCGGTTAGCGCTTTATTTTCAGGAATGATTCCTAAAACTTCTAAAGATTTACAAAAATCTGTTTGGCAATAGGTGATAGTTTTTGCGATCGCTGAAGGATCTTTAACATGGTTAATAATGTAACCTGCAAGCCAGATATGTGACTCACTATAGATATAAGCATTTAAATCAAAGTGAGCTGCGACTTCTTCCGGGGTATTAGCAAGGGAGTTGCCGGCAAAGACAACGCCTGCACAAAGTGTGCGAGCGATATCTGCGTTTAGATCGTGGGTATAAGGGCGACTATTATTGTAAGTTAACCCTTCCACAACAACGACATCATGATTTTTCCCAGCTTCCGCAACGCGGCCGACAATATCTTCTAATAATTCATCATATTGATTAGAGCGAATGGCCTGATTGACAGCGCCTTCTAAAATAGGAAGGGGTGTTTCATCATTAAAGAGTTCTCGATAGAGTTTCTCTGAGCGATTATTATCTTCTCCGATGGGTCTAACGAATCCGACCTTGATGCCTGCTGCATTGAGTGCATCCACAAGGGCAAGAGAGATGGAGCTTAGGCTCTGAATATCACCCGTAGGTGCCACAAATAAAGTTTTCATAATGGTAACTCCTTATCAAAGAGAAGTATGTCAATGGATGAATCTTTGATGTTTAAAATGATAGTGCATGCTATCGATAGATAAATATATGAAAAAGATCTAAGGCGTGGTGAGGTTATACCTGATGTCAACGCGATTAGATCTTTTAGTAGATGATTGCGCGCGGCAATGAAGCTGATGAATATTGTAAAATCTGCGTCATCTAGTAATAAGGTGGCAGTGATATTGCATATCTCTGCCTTAATTCGCTTTTTTCTTTTTTAGCAAGGATTTCAAGGGTATCTTGGACAATCATGCCCTCCTCATCGGTGCAAACAACTAAAGCTTTACCAAAGCCGCTGCTTGTTGCGATAACGCCCTCTTTACCACCGGTACAAAAACTATTTGAAGGGTTGCTGAAGGTATATCCTAAGAAAGCGAGCTGGCTCATAATAAGCTCACGGATATAGACGGAATTTTCACCAATTCCGCCTGTAAATACGATAGCATCTAAACGCTGAAGAGCAGGAAGGTAAGAGGCGATGGTTTTTGATACGCGATAACCAAACATATCAAGCGCTAGTCGAGAGCGAACATGCCCCTCTTTCGCTTTTGATTCTAAAAGACGGCAATCATTAGAGACGCCGGAGATGCCGAGTAATCCACTTTTGAAGTTTAAGAGTTTATCAATTTCATAAATATCATAATCTAAACATTCAACGAGGTAAGGAATTAAGCCAGGATCTAATGAGCCTGAGCGAGTTCCCATCATTAGCCCTTCAAGCGGTGTTAAACCCATACTGGTATCAACAGATTTACCATGTTTAACCGCAGCCACTGAAGCGCCATTTCCAAGATGGCAGCTAATGATATTGAGTTTATCAAGCGGAATATCTAAGATGCGCGCCGTTCTTTCCGTAATATAGCGATGACTACTACCGTGGAAGCCATAGCGGCGGATATTATATTTTTCATAAATCTCAAGCGGAAGTCCATAAAGATATGCTTCTTCGGGCATTGTTTGGTGAAAGGCCGTATCAAAGACCGCAACGTGGGGGAGTGCTGGTAAAACTTCTTGCGCTGCTAAGATACCAATTAAGTTTGCAGGGTTATGGATCGGCGCAAGTGGCGCACATTTTTTGATAATCTCAATAACTTCAGGCGTGATTTCAACAGATTCTTGGAAGTATTCACCGCCATGAACAACACGATGGCCAACTGCGATGATATTTTTGGCAAATCCTTTTTGATCAAGATAGGCAAAAATCTCTTTAAAAGCGCCAAGGTGACTACTGTCTTTAAGTGCATCTGTTTTTTTGCCATCATGTTTGATAGTAAGAGATGCCTCTGGTGAATCGAGCTGCTCAGCGCCGCCACTAATAATCGTTTGGCGTTCTTTTGAGCTAATTAAAGCAAATTTAAGAGAGGAACTTCCGCAATTGATGACTAAAGCATACATACTGTTTAACTCCTATAAACATCTATCTTTGAGATGTTTTTATTGTTATTTATTGATGGTTTTGGGTCAGGGATATCAGAGTTTTTTCTTTTACATCTCCATTTGTAAAAGCTCTTTTAATATCCTTGTGCCTGAATTGTTTACGATATAAAAAATTCTTAAATTACCCCATTAGTTATATCACTCTTTTTAAGGAGTATGGGGAGAACTTTACTTGAGTTTGACTTATATAATATTTTTCCTAATTAAAAGGTGCTCACACTCTAAAAACTCTCATAAGGCTATTTTTAACCTTTTAAGTGTATTAAAGTCGCCGCTTTATTAAGTAAAATTATTATTTCATCCCCCTTAAAGTGATTGAAGGTTTTTTGCGTTGATTAATAATATATATCGCGGAAAAAATTAGTAAGCAACCTAATATGAATCTGACGGATAATGTTTCGGCTAAAAATAAAATGGTTAATATTGTGGCAAACATTGGCGTGAGGAAGAGAAATGCGGAGGTTTGCGCGGCGCCCCCTTTTTGAAGTGCTAAAAACCAGAGAGAAAAAGAACCTACTGATGCAGGAAAAATTAACCATAAAAAATTAAACCAGCCTAGTGTAGAGATATCAGAGAGCGAATAAGATTCTCCTAAAAGAGAAGAGATAAGATACAGCACAATGCCGCCAAAGAGCATTTGCCAACCTGCAAGGACAAAGGGGGGATTTTTAATAGCGAGAATTGTTTTGGTGGAAATGGTGCAAAGTGCCCAGCTAATAGCGCCTAAGAGCGCAAAGAACATGCCCAGAAAGCTTCCTTCTTTTTCGACATTAAGACATAGAAATACGCCGGCAATACCGAGTATTAATCCGAGAAGTCTTTGAAGGGTAAATCGATCGATCTTTATAAAATGGGCGAAAATTAATACCCAAAGAGGATTGGTAAAAAATAAGACTGAGGCTAATGCTGAATCGATGCGCCCAAGTGCTAGATTTAAAAAGCCCATGGCAGAGGCGGTTTGTAAAAGCCCAATCAAAAAGAGATTTAGAAATCCTCGGGAGATAGAAGTCTCTGTATGGGGAATTATTTGAGAGAAGCCCTCACGAAAGGCGCAATAAATAAGAAGTGCGATGCCGGCAATGATAAAGCGCACACCCCCGAGATAAAAGGGCGGGATGAGTTCTGTAGAGATTAAAAATTTGCCAGTGGGAAAGGATGATCCCATAAAGAAAGTCGCCACAAGTAGGAGCGCTACAAACTTAAGATGTTGTCGGTCAGCCATGATATTTTCTCCCCATTTTCGATGAGCTATAAAATGATGATTTTGGAAAATGGTTTTTTATCATATAGTTATGCTATTTTGGTGCGGTTGTAAAAAGTGCAAAAGGCGCTAAGTGAACAATTGTGCGAAAGTGGTCGTTATGGATGATTTATAGCATTTTTACTATCTTAATGAAATTATTTTGAAAGCTACCGAGAAAGCGCTAAGTAGTGTAAAATAACTCGTTTTGTAGAAGTTCTATTTTATATAGGACATTAAGATAGAAAGAGAGAGATTTATTGATATGGCGATCTTAAATGTGATTACTGTTCCGCATCCAACTTTAAGAGCAAAAGCAGAGCCGGTGACGGAATTTGATGATGCGTTAAAAACATTTGTAGCGGATATGTTAGAGACGATGTATGCAGAAAAAGGTGTTGGGCTTGCGGCAAACCAAGTGAACGTTTTAAAACGTGTATTTGTCACAGATTGCTCAGAAGAGCGAGATGATCCTAGAGTCTTTATTAATCCGGAAATTATTGCAGAATCTGAAGAGACAGATGCTGCTGAAGAGGGATGCCTCTCGTTGCCAACAATGTATAGCGGTCCGATTATTCGTCCTGAGAAAATTACAGTTCGAGCGCAAGATGCTAATGGGGATTTTTTCGAATTAGAAGCCGATCAGTTATTAGGGCGTTGTATTCAGCATGAATTAGACCATTTAAATGGGGTGCTTTTCATCGATTACTTATCTCGAATGAAGCAACAACGTGTTTTGAAAAAGCTGGAAAAAGTCTTAAAAGAGCGTGAGCGTGAAGAGGCAGAAGCTTAACTCATCGCATCAATCATCCCTAAGGAGATAAAGGATTAACCTTTAGTAAATCTCTTTATGATAAATGATAGGTTTTACGCGCTGTTTCAAAGATATTTAAAGCTGTTTAAAAGAAGATTAGTAAAGAGGAAGTAGGTAATGAGTTTACGAATTATTTTTGCAGGAACCCCAGAATTTTCAGTGCCGACATTAGAGGCGTTGATTGGGAGTGAGCATGAAGTTGTTGCGGTGTATACGCAGCCGGATCGTCCTCGAGGCAGAGGTAAGAAGATGCAGTTTACGCCTATTAAAGAAGTTGCTCTAAAACATGATATTCCTGTATACCAACCTCTTTCTCTTCGTAATAGTGAAGCACAAGAGGAGTTAGCTTTGCTTAATGCTGATTTAATGATTGTGGTCGCTTATGGCTTAATTTTGCCAGAGGCAGTATTGAAAGCTCCAAAACTTGGTTGCTTAAATATTCATGCTTCCTTACTACCAAGATGGAGAGGCGCTGCGCCTATTCACCGCGCGATTGAAGCTGGGGATGATAAAACTGGCGTTGCAATCATGCAGATGGATAAAGGATTAGATACCGGCGATGTTTGGAGTGAGGCTTCTGTCGCTATTACCCCAGAAACAACAATGATCGAGCTTCATGATACGTTAAAAGTATTGGGCGCTAAGTTACTTTTAGAGACGATTCCAACAGTTGTTGCAGGTGAAAAAAGCCCCCAAAAACAGCTAGAGGAAGGGATCACTTATGCTGAGAAAATCTCTAAAGAGGAAGCAAAGGTGAATTGGGAAGAAGACCATGAAACAATTATGCGAAAAATCCATGCCTTTAATCCATTTCCTGGGGCTTTTACGAGCATTGATGGGGAGTTGTTAAAGCTCTTTAGAGTTGCAAAGACCGCCAATAAGTCACAAGCTACGGCCGGCACTTTGCGTGTTGAAGCGGATAAAATTTATGTTGTGACAGGCGATGGCTTTGAGCTTGAGATTTTAGAGCTGCAAGTAGCGGGTAAAAGAAAAATGGAGAGTGCGCTCTTTATTAAAGGTCACGAAATTAATCAAAAGGTATGTCAATAGATGGCAATTAAAGAAGCGCTATATCCAAAATTAATGAATAATCTAAGGTTTGTCGCAGTGGAGATTCTTAACGCTGTTTTGCATGGAGAATCCTTAACAGATGCGTTGCCTCGTTTATCGGGAAATTTAAGTGATAGTGACAAACGGTTTGTGCAACATCTCTTATTTGGCACATTAAGACAATATGATGCATTAGATGATCGGGTTTCGCAGATGCTCTCAAAGCCAATTAAAGCTGCTGAGATTGAAGTGAAATTAGCACAGATTTTAGCAGCCTATGAGTTAACAGAGATGGCAACTGCGGAATATGCCATTTTAAATAACTGGGTTAATCTTATTAAAGAGATGGGTAAGCTTTGGGCTGCGGGATTAACAAATGCGATTTTAAGAAATATTCAAAGAGGGAAATTACCCCCTGCAAAATTCCTGGCCGGTAAGAGTAATATGCCAGCATGGTTTGCAAAACGGGTTGAAACGCAGTGGGGTGAGAAAGCGTTAGAAGAGATCGGAACCTTTTATCAGCTTCATCCTGAGATGATTTTGCGCGTTAATTTACAAAAAAATAGTCGAGAAGCGTATTTAGAGAAATTAAAAGCGGCAAGTATTCCGGCGATGGCACACCATTTTGTAGAAACAGCGATTGTATTAGAAGAACCTGTCAGTGTGGATGTTTTACCGGGGTTTTCAAATGGGGATGTGAGTGTTCAAGATGCCTCCGCTCAGTTAGCTGCGCAGCTTTTGGATCTACAAGAAGGGATGATCGTTTTAGATGCCTGCTCCGCACCAGGTGGAAAAACAACGGCGATTTTAGAAAGAGCGCCAAAACTGCAAAAGTTAGTGGCTTTAGATAGCTCAAAAGAGCGTCTTACTAGAGTTGTGGAGAATGTTGAGCGTGTTTGTGGGCAAGTCCCTGATTTTGTCTCAATTGAAGCCATTCCTTGCGAAGTTTATGAAACTGATCAGATGTTTGATCGCATTTTATTAGATGTGCCGTGTTCAGCTACCGGCATTATGCATCGCCATCCGGATATTAAGCGTTTGCGTTTAGCGTCGGATATTAATAACTTAAAAGGGATTCAGGCTGAAATTTTAGCACACGCATGGAAGCAGTTAAAAGTGGGCGGTAAGTTGTTGTATGCGACTTGTTCAATCTTAAAAGATGAAAATGAGCAGCAGATTCGCCATTTCTTAAAATCTGAAAAAAGTGCAAGTGAGATCAAATTTGAGCTCCCCTTTGCAGAAGCTAGAGATGTTGGTGTGCAAATTCTTCCTCGATATTTTGAATCTGAAAAGAGTGTTGATGGCTTTTATTACGCGTTACTAGAGAAGGTTGCATTTGAATCATAGGTAAAACCTTAGGTAAATCATATTGATGAGATTAGATCGGTTTGTAAAAAGAGATAGACGATGGGGAAGTGGTTTATTAACCGCTTCTCAAAACTTGCTATCTTTTTTTTATAGCGATTTTATCAAAAGATCTCATCTTTTATTACTGATAATGATAAGTGGATTATTGCTACCACTACAATGGAGTGAAGCTGCGCCAAAGCAATCTTCCTTAGAAGTTCAAAGTGTTAGAAGTGATTTTTATCAAGCCGGTTCAGCGATGGCACGTATTCGAGATACTGACCAACTATTAAATGGTACTTTGACTAAAGTGGATATGTTGCTATCGATTAAAAGCGATATTGTGATGAGTGAAGAGCAGACGCAGATGCTGTTAAATGGAATCCCCTTAACATTTGTGTATGATATTCGTATTCAAGAGAAAGGTTTTTGGAGTTTTTGGAATGGCAATAATTATGCCAAAGAGATTCGCTATCTACTCTTTTATCATGGGCTCTCTAAGCAATTTGTTGTGCGAGATATTGAGACAAAGAAACAGCATAGTTATCCTACTTTGAGTTTAGCGTTATTTTCAATTTCAACGCCTAGTAATATTGAGTTTAAGTTAATGGATGAGGATGGATTTAAGATCGGTGATTATCAGGGAGAAGCAAAGCTTTGGCTAGATATTGAAGCGCTTCCTACGCCCCTTCGGATTCCGGCATATCTATCGAAAAATTGGTGGTTAAATTCCAGCTGGTATAAATGGGAGCTGAAAATATGATGAGTCTATTGCGTAAACATGCTTTTACGCTTTTTATTCTGCTCTCGGTACTATTAACGATTATCCTTGGAGTGATGGTCCGCTCTATTGAGTCAGCGGCGCTTTATACTCGTTATTACACCTGGATTATTGTGGCAGGTGCAATTTGCTATCTCTCTTTAATTTCCCTTGTGACTTACTTTTTAATCCAGCTCTTTCAGGGGGTTCGTAAAAAGCGATTAGGCGCTCGTTTAAATGCGAGAATGATGATGTTCTTCTCAGGACTCTCTGTTGTGCCGATTGTAATTTTATTCCTCTTTGCAGGATTGATGATTCAAAGAGGGATTGATAGCTGGTTTGATGAGTCTTTAGATCAAGGGTTTGATGATGCATTAACGCTAGCACAATCAGCGCTTGAAACTCGCCGCTTAGATGCTTTAGAAATCACCCAATCTATAGGGGATCGAGTTGCGCAATTAAACTCATTAGATTTAGCTTATGAGCTTGAGAATTTACGCTTTGATGCGAACGCAATGGATCTTACGGTCTTTGATCATCGAGGACGAATCTTAGCAACAAGTTCTAGTAATACCACTGTTAATCTTCCAGAATTACCTAATGACATTGTTTTAATGAGTGTCTTTAATGATATGGATTATGTCTGGCTTGAACCTGTGGGAGATGATGAGTTACAGGTACGAGTCATCATTCGCGTTGATTCCGATGTCCCAAGAGTGGTACAAGCCATTTATGAAATTCCCCCACGCTATACAGAGTTAGGGCTCTCAACGCAGCGTTCTGTAGAGAGCTATAAACAATATAAAACCTTACAAGAATCTTTAAAGGGGCAATTAATTGCAATTTTGACATTAGTATCATTATTAGCAATTTTGCTCGCATTAGGGGGATCTTACTTTGCAACGCGGCGTTTAGTGAATCCTATTCGCCGGCTTTCAATTGCTTCTAAATCAGTTTCTGAAGGGAATTTTGATCGAGAAATTACCGTAAAATCTAATGATGAGATCGGTTTTTTAACAGAATCCTTTAATGAGATGATTATGAAGCTTCGTCAATCAAATGAAGCGGAAAAGGCCTCCCAAAGACTTTTAGTGGCGCAGCGCTCTTATCTTGAAGCGGTATTAGCAAATCTCTCATCTGGTGTTTTAGTATTTGATAATCACGGCAGAATTAGAACCTTTAATGAAGCGGCGCTCTCGATCTTAGGCACTGATCGTGCGCTTTTACAGCGCTTAAAATTAGGAGAGCCTGAAACGATCGATGAAACATTAGGATTTTTCTTTTCCCCACTTGCAGATTATCTTTTGAAAAAATCCTTAGGAGAAGAGACCGATCGTTTAGAAGTGATGCGCGTTGAAAAAGGTATTACCCAGATTTTATCGGTGCGTACATCTGAGCCTCTTGAGAATCGCAGTTTGCCAAGTGGTTATGCGATCGTCTTTGATGATATTACGCAATTGATTAACTCAGAGCGGGAAGCTGCTTGGGGGGAAGTTGCAAGGCGTCTTGCCCATGAGATTAAAAACCCCTTAACGCCGATTCAGTTATCCGCTGAGCGCATGGCCTTTAAGCTAAAAGAAAAGCTCGAGATAGAAGATCAATTTTTATTAGAAAAATCAACGCAGACGATTATCACCCAAGTAAATGCGATGAAGAAGATGGTGAATGCTTTCAGCCAATATGCAAGAGCGCCAAAGATTAACCTTAAGAAAATTGATATTACAATTTTAGCAGAAGAGGTTACCTTCCTTTATAGCGATTATGTTCGCGGTGTTGAGGTGATATTATTAAGGCCTAAAAAATCTATCTATGTGAATGGGGATGAGATTCGGCTACGTCAGCTTTTTCATAATCTCATTAAAAATGCGATTGAAGCATGCCAAGAAGATAAAGAGAATTTAGATGGAAAAGTGGTAGTAGATCTGCAATTGCAAGATGAAGCGACCTTAATTTTAAGAGTAAATGATAATGGAAGCGGTATTGATGAATCCCTTATCAATCGAATGTTTGAGCCTTATGTTTCTACTAAATCAAAAGGAACGGGCTTAGGTTTATCTGTAGTGAAAAAAATTGTTGAAGAACATAATGGTAGAATTGCGATCTATTCTGGCAAAGATAGAGTTGGAACGCAGGTTGAAGTGATACTACCTATTTATCAGGAAATAGAAGAAGGAAAAGATGATGTCGAATAAAGTCAATAAACAGTGGGGCGGACGTTTCTCAGAGAGTACAGATGCATTTGTGCAAGCCTTTACAGGATCTGTGAACTTTGATCAACGTATGTACGCTGAAGATATCGCTGGCTCGCTTGCGCACGCAGAGATGCTCTCTACGCAAGGGATTTTGACAGAAGAAGACTTTAAATTGATTAAAGAGGGTTTAGCAGCAGTAAAAAAAGAGATTGAAGCTGGTGAATTCCCATGGTCAATTGAGCTTGAAGATGTGCATATGAATATCGAGTCAAGCTTAACTGAAAAAATTGGTATTGCTGGAAAACGCTTACATACAGGCCGTTCACGTAATGATCAGGTGGCAACAGATATCCGTCTTTGGCTTCGTAATCAACTAGATTTGATTGATGCGGAATTAAAGCGCCTTCAAGAAGGAATTTTAGAAGTCGCAGAAAAAGAGCATGATACGATTATGCCAGGATTTACGCATCTTCAAGTTGCGCAGCCAATTACTTTTGGTCATCATTTAATGGCATGGTTTGAGATGATTAAACGTGATAGATCACGTTTTCAAGATTGTCGTAAACGCCTTAATATTTCACCATTAGGGGCAGCTGCACTTGCCGGAACTACTTATCCGATTGATCGTCATC
The nucleotide sequence above comes from Ignatzschineria rhizosphaerae. Encoded proteins:
- a CDS encoding MATE family efflux transporter, with amino-acid sequence MNNTNPVLQKSLFSLSWPIFIDILLHLVTLLINTYMISHISQKMVAATAASNQFFDTTVTIFSFIGIGCSVVVAQYLGAGKREETRKAIHLSIALNFLLGLICFLMIFFFGRSLLVLMNTPDDILEMSNNYFHIIGFCLIFEALAVILASCLRVYGHSKVPMYVSFIMNIVTILGNILVLYGFFGLPQLGLEGVAWSTVVGRLIGVSLLFYLLFYGIKVKLDFTLFFKFKKNIIQQILKIGLPSAGENLSWSGQMLVMLAFVGLMGEQSLAAHNIYIQLSYMLMLFGISISIGNEIIVGHLVGAKAFDAAYSRTFKSLRMGMIVTLGVVIAFYLSRHFIVDNFTENTIVQDLLLPMFLLSIFLEPGRTQNIVMVNALRATGDAKFPLITAIIFMWGVAIPIGYYLGIVKEMGLIGIWIGFLSDEWIRGLVNAWRWKSRRWENKRLNIEAH
- a CDS encoding RnfH family protein; amino-acid sequence: MVNSSARQRAFITIEFVLALPNKQPIESQKFQEGITLKEALPFFALYHKAVKQIENPIFGVFNIKVEDDYLLKDGDRIEVYRPLIIDPKKARQIRAARDPQFKHKKW
- a CDS encoding type II toxin-antitoxin system RatA family toxin, whose translation is MPIIRRSQTEPFSAKQMYQLVNDVDSYPNFLPWCRGSRVLKSTPTMMEASILTAKGPLNKWFTTRNTLVENEKITLNLIDGPFKHLRGEWHFVDLPEGGSEIHLMIDFDFSFGPARLLLTPIFENIAGSMVSAFSAQAKVRYGKFIG
- the pta gene encoding phosphate acetyltransferase produces the protein MKTLFVAPTGDIQSLSSISLALVDALNAAGIKVGFVRPIGEDNNRSEKLYRELFNDETPLPILEGAVNQAIRSNQYDELLEDIVGRVAEAGKNHDVVVVEGLTYNNSRPYTHDLNADIARTLCAGVVFAGNSLANTPEEVAAHFDLNAYIYSESHIWLAGYIINHVKDPSAIAKTITYCQTDFCKSLEVLGIIPENKALTDDLEAIRFITQHLDIQSLLKQLKEPSANRMPPSAFRYKLIKSAQAADRRIVLPEGEEPRTLRAATICAERGIARCVLLGDKAKIKTIAKDNNIIIPDHGIEILDPKDIAEQYVAGFVERRAHRGATEETAREALKDSVVVGTMMLAVGDVDGLVSGAVHTTADTIRPAFQLIGTDKNSKLVSSIFFMLMKDQVHVYGDCAVNPTPTPEQLADIAIQSAESAKIFGIEPRVAMLSYSTGTSGAGEEVEKVAKATEIAKEKAPELLIDGPLQFDAASVLSVGKQKAPNSKVAGRATVFIFPDLNTGNITYKAVQRSANVVCIGPMLQGLAKPVNDLSRGALVDDIVYTIAITALQGS
- a CDS encoding acetate kinase; amino-acid sequence: MYALVINCGSSSLKFALISSKERQTIISGGAEQLDSPEASLTIKHDGKKTDALKDSSHLGAFKEIFAYLDQKGFAKNIIAVGHRVVHGGEYFQESVEITPEVIEIIKKCAPLAPIHNPANLIGILAAQEVLPALPHVAVFDTAFHQTMPEEAYLYGLPLEIYEKYNIRRYGFHGSSHRYITERTARILDIPLDKLNIISCHLGNGASVAAVKHGKSVDTSMGLTPLEGLMMGTRSGSLDPGLIPYLVECLDYDIYEIDKLLNFKSGLLGISGVSNDCRLLESKAKEGHVRSRLALDMFGYRVSKTIASYLPALQRLDAIVFTGGIGENSVYIRELIMSQLAFLGYTFSNPSNSFCTGGKEGVIATSSGFGKALVVCTDEEGMIVQDTLEILAKKEKSELRQRYAISLPPYY
- a CDS encoding DMT family transporter, translating into MADRQHLKFVALLLVATFFMGSSFPTGKFLISTELIPPFYLGGVRFIIAGIALLIYCAFREGFSQIIPHTETSISRGFLNLFLIGLLQTASAMGFLNLALGRIDSALASVLFFTNPLWVLIFAHFIKIDRFTLQRLLGLILGIAGVFLCLNVEKEGSFLGMFFALLGAISWALCTISTKTILAIKNPPFVLAGWQMLFGGIVLYLISSLLGESYSLSDISTLGWFNFLWLIFPASVGSFSLWFLALQKGGAAQTSAFLFLTPMFATILTILFLAETLSVRFILGCLLIFSAIYIINQRKKPSITLRGMK
- the def gene encoding peptide deformylase; protein product: MAILNVITVPHPTLRAKAEPVTEFDDALKTFVADMLETMYAEKGVGLAANQVNVLKRVFVTDCSEERDDPRVFINPEIIAESEETDAAEEGCLSLPTMYSGPIIRPEKITVRAQDANGDFFELEADQLLGRCIQHELDHLNGVLFIDYLSRMKQQRVLKKLEKVLKEREREEAEA